From a region of the Primulina eburnea isolate SZY01 chromosome 7, ASM2296580v1, whole genome shotgun sequence genome:
- the LOC140836136 gene encoding transcription factor MYB62-like, with protein sequence MNKNRILPKCGSNSFYEDGSEELRRGPWIIEEDHLLIQYIASHGEGRWNSLAKSAGLKRTGKSCRLRWLNYLKPDVKRGNLTPHEQLLILELHSEWGNRWSKIAQQLPGRTDNEIKNYWRTRVQKQARQLKIDWNSKKFLEAIRRFWTPRLLEKMKQNSSEETQKSTAPPLTSDQLKSSPKPSDYMISDLEIYFGNSANGKISSEYSIGDVDSCYQYEIPYYDMPELSYEDIFSSEFQVAEDDWLGDDPGNSFRGTDELWQFRKHGV encoded by the exons ATGAATAAAAATAGGATTCTTCCTAAATGTGGAAGCAATAGTTTTTATGAAGATGGAAGTGAAGAACTAAGGAGAGGTCCTTGGATTATCGAAGAAGACCATCTTCTCATTCAATACATAGCTTCCCACGGCGAAGGTCGCTGGAATTCCTTAGCCAAATCAGCAG GACTTAAAAGAACAGGAAAGAGTTGCAGACTGAGATGGTTGAATTATCTAAAACCCGACGTTAAACGAGGAAACCTCACCCCGCATGAACAACTCTTGATTCTCGAACTCCATTCCGAATGGGGAAACAG ATGGTCCAAGATTGCGCAACAGTTGCCGGGGAGAACAGACAACGAGATCAAGAATTACTGGAGGACCCGGGTGCAGAAACAGGCCCGGCAGCTCAAGATCGATTGGAACAGCAAGAAATTCCTCGAAGCGATTCGCAGGTTTTGGACGCCAAGATTACTGGAAAagatgaaacaaaattcatcAGAAGAAACCCAAAAATCTACGGCTCCACCACTGACTTCCGACCAGCTTAAATCATCGCCAAAACCCAGTGATTATATGATTTCAGATCTTGAAATCTACTTTGGAAACTCAGCAAACGGTAAAATTTCTAGTGAGTATTCGATCGGGGATGTTGACTCTTGTTACCAATACGAGATTCCCTATTACGACATGCCTGAGCTGTCGTACGAGGATATCTTTTCATCGGAGTTCCAAGTGGCGGAGGATGATTGGTTGGGAGATGACCCGGGGAATAGCTTTCGGGGGACTGATGAGCTGTGGCAGTTCAGAAAGCACGGGGTCTAG